One window of the Bombus affinis isolate iyBomAffi1 chromosome 10, iyBomAffi1.2, whole genome shotgun sequence genome contains the following:
- the LOC126921528 gene encoding elongation of very long chain fatty acids protein-like: MSTIVDWYKDVINNKCHPYTQDWFLVSGPGPLAVILVTYVYFCLSAGPRYMKDKKPYELRKTMIVYNFVQVLFSIYLFYEGLMAGWLYDYNYSCQPVDYSDNPKSIRMAKIVHFYFICKLTELLDTVFFVLRKKSRQISTLHVYHHTLMPVCAWIGVKFLPNGHGTFLGLVNAFIHIIMYMYYMLSSIGSHMNKYLWWKRYITMLQLIQFGMIFIHTIQLFFNGCNYPRPIAFLLLLNATIFIYMFGSFYVENYRKRQRTQTKNEQINMAAKKVE; this comes from the exons ATGTCGACCATCGTAGATTGGTACAAAGACGTTATAAACAATAAATGTC ATCCATACACACAGGATTGGTTTCTCGTGTCAGGACCAGGTCCTCTGGCGGTAATTCTCGTTACCTATGTGTATTTTTGCCTATCCGCTGGACCAAGGTACATGAAGGACAAGAAGCCATACGAATTGAGGAAAACCATGATCGTGTACAACTTCGTTCAAGTGCTATTTAGTATATATCTCTTTTATGAAGGATTGATGGCTGGATGGCTGTATGACTATAATTACTCTTGTCAGCCTGTTGACTATTCGGACAATCCAAAATCTATCAGG ATGGCTAAAATTGTGCACTTTTACTTCATATGCAAATTGACAGAGCTTTTGGACACGGTGTTCTTTGTTCTTCGGAAGAAGAGTCGTCAGATCTCAACTCTTCACGTGTATCATCACACTCTAATGCCGGTTTGCGCTTGGATCGGAGTCAAGTTCCTGCCGAATGGCCATGGAACGTTCTTGGGCCTCGTCAACGCTTTCATTCACATAATCATGTACATGTACTACATGCTATCCTCGATAGGGTCACACATGAACAAATATCTCTGGTGGAAAAGGTATATAACGATGCTCCAGTTGATTCAATTTGGCATGATTTTTATCCACACCATTCAACTATTCTTCAACGGATGCAATTATCCGAGGCCTATTGCGTTCCTGCTCTTGCTGAACGCGACGATCTTCATCTATATGTTCGGGTCGTTCTACGTCGAAAATTACCGTAAAAGACAACGAACACAGACAAAGAATGAGCAAATAAATATGGCGGCGAAGAAAGTGGAGTGA